TTTTCTTGAGCCTGGACAACCTGAGAAGACACGACACACTCAACCACTGATACGCAAAACAATCACCTTAATCCTCATCTCTaacttacaccacagcgctgtgggATTCTGGAACGTGTTGATtacttttctgtaacagcagctctgacagtagcacaggtttatattaagtgcacctattatgctttttcagatatttcctttcatgtagtgtgttatagagctgtttgtgaatgtaaaaagccTGCTTAGTTTCACAAATCAAAAGCGcatgacaaacggagttattgactcccaaaagaaggaagcgattctgaacagctgaaacgagtcgtcagtaattccagacttacttcctgcacaaacctacgtaggtttgtaacaaaaacccgcctctggtcttcatcggctgctcgcgaacaacgtgtactttgacccaccctcaaacactacagttgagGTTGCGTCCTGAAAGATTTAGGTTCatgctgcaaaagcaaaaccactttgcatggactcccaaaggatgaggatgtaaagtgtcagtggttagaattcatttttaaaacgatACCAAAGCAGTTCAACTTCGAAGTCAACGCGGGATTTGCGAAACGATTATTCGTTAAAGATTCGGCCGTACCCACTTTATTTGAACCATCTTGcgcctctggatcacaacctgtaagtatgattaattatttatgtatatattttctaccaagTGTTCCCAATACATAGTTTTGTGTTATATACGTGTACAGCCActgcacagctgttagcctctgctaaccagctaactcacgttattgtcaaactacatataaacttaccactgagaaacgtcctgttctcGTCGTGCTTGCGATGGTGGTTCGGGTTGATCTTCCGAAGTATCATTATCAGACTCAGGCTCAAACTGATAAGGTAAAACCGTcattattactgagctgaaattcagatatggTAGTGGGCGGTTCCTTTCCAACACGGGCTgtaagcggtagaccaatcacaacagactgggacatctgaccaatcagagcagagtaggctctctgaaGGGAGGAGTTTAAGTGAACGGATCATTGAGTGAGTCGTTTGTGAGAAAAAGTGGTGATGCTGTAGTGTAAATTAAGAGAAAATTAAAGTGCTTTTTGACCTTGGACGAATGTAAagctattgtatgagacctctaaaacaaaattaggcacgctTATATAGCATAATAGATGCTCTTTAACGCCCTCGTTCTaacatgttatcgtttctatagtaacagctcattcatagaataaaaaaaacccaaaagcatgcaattgttgatatggcgaagttttctgtaaagttttctgtaaagtttatgtaacatttatagaaggattCTCCAGTGTccatgctttgtaacagtcagagataaagctgtaacttaatGTTTTCTGACATGAGAGAGTCTTATAGAGAGGAAATaaatagaggctggtgaaggaacgagtgtttatagctgctataaaataagcaagaacaggaactaacttgttttgaggatgttccacaacatcaaaTGCAACTGTacatgggtaaaaaaaaaagtgtgatgtttgttaattaataaatcattttatttgttgtaaattgttgctgttgtataaggggaataaaacgcTTGGGGACTTCACTTGAGGGGACACACACTTCAttctgcttcatcacatcaccctgttggtgattattttactgtaacagcatgcaTTATATTCCTTGCTTATTTACCTCATGACCTTATCATACGGGTCATTTATTTTGCACAAATTCAAAAGAGCATGTGTTAACTTACTTCTTTATGCACGGATTTCTTCCATGTGATGACCAAGGCACCATTTTCTCACACCTACAGCGATCATAAACAtgatttccatccatcttcatcatcaatatcatcatcatcatcatcatggctCCAGTCCTTGGCtgtattacccacaatgccatctTCCTACCACACAGCTGACTTATATGGCATATAACTCGAGCCATTTTCTATCTGTACTAGCTATTCCAGATATCCCTCAAACACATCaaactctgtgtctgtctcatATGGGACGGACGCCGGGTCAGAGAGGACACCCAGATCCACCAGTGCCTGGTCCATGTCCTCGGGCAGGAACACGATTCCCACATTAAGCACTATGTATTCCATCAGAAAGGCATAGTAGAGGATGAGGACGTTTATAAAGAAGAGGCCGAGATAAAACATATATGGAAGGACGTCAATTAAAGATTCCACAGAATCTAATCGGAAATAGACGGAGTGTGGCATAGAATCTCAGACATGTGATCTTGTCTCATGGGGCAAATCCTGCAAACTTGCGGAAAAGGTTTAGCTGAAGAAgatgaagtgcagaatgagTGACTCCTTCTGGTGCATGACTTGTAGTTACTggtaagatttaaaaaaaataataataaattctatCCAGTCTGTTAAACGCTCTGGTGTGTGTACAATGAATGAACAGGCCAACTACAGCACATGCACTCCTTCACACACATCTGCTGACTCTGCAACTCTCCAACATACCAGTCACCTCGGGGAAAAACAGACGTTTACGAAGAAATCAGCAcgtttttatcatttaaatgtCTCTTAACATTCCATGTAGACCTGGATAACTCCATTGTCTGCACACCAACCAACTTGTGTTATTGTATAAAACCGCATTCTGACGTTAACATCCATTTTTAACACCTCGACTTTTAAAATTTCCTCTTGTGGAACGCCGCGTCGATTGTTTTAAAATGGCGGTATCATGCACGTCTACTTAActtttacacaaaaacaggGAAAACAAGGTTAAAATCGAGACAAAATGACAATCGGTGtcaaataagaaaaacaaaaacaaatgtcgCGTGCTTATGACGTCAACACGCCTCATATAATCCTTCGTTCAAATTATACTCTGGGAGTTGTAGTCCGTAAATGGCGGATATGCGTTTACAATGTCTACGCCCGTGTTGGTAGCTAAACTACAAATCCCACGTTCTTGGCCGGATGAGCGTCAATATCTCGCCAGAGCAGCGGTTCAATTCCAAATCCCTCCCTACACGAGCTCTAGCGCACTAGATCAGCGCAGAAAAGCGGTTACGTCAAACCCTATGCAGTGTACTCGAATAGGGCTTTACGACAGTATTGGATTTCAGCCTCTCTTGTCGCTGTCCTAGCTAACCTTAGCGATGTTTTTTCATTCACCAGAGCCGTAATGGATTATTTTACTCGAGtcgaataaataaaaacaaagtgacACCATAAAATAAAACGCCACCATGTTCGGCCGGTCCAGGGGCTGGGTGGGAGGGCAAGGGAAGTCCAAAAACATCCACTCTTTGGATCATTTGAAGTAAGTGTTGCTAAGAGCGTAACAAACCCTTGTCGCTTAGTACAGCACAGCTAGCTACATAGCGCGAGCTACGTTTCGTAACAAAATTGTAGCTAGTCGCTtagctaacttttttttgtgtgtttgtgtgtttgtgtgttttcgtGTTTTCATGGTCGTTATTATAAGCTTTAAACACTCAGTAAGTAGCCTGTTTTTGCTCTACGTTAGCTATCTTAAATCGTATTCAAGTCCAATAACTTTATTGTGGATATAAATCTTGCGTTATAGGACGTGCCTCGttataattatgtaaatgtatgcatGATACACGCACACATTAATTATGTAACATTCTTTAGGTGCTGTACAATATATGGTATTTTAAAAAACGTAATGGGTATGCTTTTAAAATGGACTGTTTTTAAACAATCAGCCAAAAGGATTTATATTGGCATCTTGTatattatgcaaatgagcaaaTTTGAATAAATGCgattttcttttgcattttttgtAACTAGTTAAATCCGCTTATTGTTCTGTTTTCACTACAGTAAAGTTGgcgtgatgaagcggagtcTGAGTTACAACtccagagttgattattttcctgtgacagtttgtcctgaagtgttttattcttcttataccgcagcaattttccaacaattACGACTTTCATCAAATTCATAAATGAGCGACTCGTCATACCTTTTCATCGGTAATcttgaagttacagctttacctgcTGATACCGGAGattccttccacaaatgttcaataaacttccagtctccttacagaaaacatcaccatatcagtgattatGGATTTGTATTTGTTGGAGGCCACTTATTTTGGTCTCTTAGTAGCTATACACATatcagtgtattattattattattattattattattctttttttaattcagttatttttttaaattcacaattTATTCATCTGTTAAATACGTTTATATCATTAGAAGGCCAGGACGGATCGACAGTGTGTACTCGTTATTTATTGTGCAGTCTAGGCAAAAAACCtcagagaaaaataaagctttatttaattgtattgtattttttaactTTAGTACGAAATCCCAGTGCTTTAGATAATGTATTAAATTTGGGAACTCCTTCAAAGACATCTTCTCCTGTCAGCGAGACTACATACTTCACTCATCATCCTTGACCTGTCATGTTTTTCATTTCGTCTCCACAGGTACATGTATCACGTTCTGACCAAGAACACGACGGTGACCGATCACAACCGGAACCTGCTCGTCGAGACCATTCGCTCCATCACGGAAATCCTCATTTGGGGCGATCAGAATGACAGCTCGGTCTTCGAGTGCGTTTTTaacttattgttttgtttgagtCGTGAGAGCTTGAGgtcttactcactctctctctctctctctctctctctcattcttacTTTTCAGCTTCTTTTTGGAGAAGAACATGTTTGCGTTTTTCCTCAACATCCTGCGGCAGAAGTCGGGCCGGTACGTCTGCGTGCAGCTCCTGCAGACGCTCAACATCCTGTTCGAGAACATAAGTCACGAGACGTCTCTCTGTAAGTGCTCGGCTTTCGTCTGTGAACATTTCAGAGTTTTcactgatttgttttgttttgttttacacttaatggtttgttttgatgtttgtttaaaaaatttctaCAGACTACTTGCTGTCGAATAACCACGTCAACTCCATCATCGTGCATAAGTTTGACTTCTCCGATGAGGAGATCATGGCCTACTACATCTCCTTTCTGAAGACGCTGTCGCTGAAACTCAACAACCACACCGTGCATTTCTTTTACAACGAGGTAAGGCTGTGGTAAGGTCCTGGAAGGTTCCGGAGAAACATTTTCAAAcagtgaaggggaaaaaaaaaagacataaataaatatcaaccaatgaataaaaaaaaaatttttttttttttttggttgttttttttttggttcggCTCTTTTGTATAGGGGAAAGTTATTGGTGTACTGTAAATGGTTGCACATGTTATTTTCGGTATCAAATTATTTCAAGGCTGTCTACATAACACCTTCATAACACATGCACAACATGACTTAAGAGCTTCGTAACACTTACTTCGTATTCAcgagttgatcattttccttattGTTACACTTCTGTTctcgctccctcaccagcctctctctctctctctctctctctctctctctctctctctccctccttatCCTATCTTCTGTCCTTATGCAAAACTTTTCAGAGCGCATGCATGTGTTATGGAGTCCTTATGTAAACAGCCTTTGAATAAAGTGTTACCCTGTGTTCTTTATTCTCGGACACCTCTCTGACCCGCGGCGGTGCGCTGGTGTCTGGAATAGAGAAAGCCTGGGAGGAAGGATTTGCTGTATGAGAGATTTGTTGCTGCAGGTGTGAACAGTTTAGAGAAGATACTTTGGAAAAAGCTTTTAATAAATTCTGTGGCTGTCTAATAAAATAACCCTAGATTAAAGAAGATTATTGTAGGAACTTACACAACGCAAATAATATGATGTGATACACCGCTTCTGTCTGGAATGTCCTGTAGTTAGCGCttatgataattattatttttataggtTTAAAGTTTAATACTATAAATTAAAATTACACTGACTCAAATATAGTCATGTGCTGCGTACTTGTACTACACACTAATagtatgacctttttttttttttttttttttttttttgtgtgtgtgtatgcaagtactgggacatactaacgcGTCATATAACTGAAGAGAACGCTGTTGCCTAGTTATGCACACCGTCACCATAACCAAACTCCTCGTTGCAGCTTTTAAGCTTTTCTTCTTTCattattctttacatattttttactatttaatttaattaatcattcctttgatttatatttccacatttcatttacatcgCTCTAAAATGTGTCCTTAAATTTCGACAAagctcctcctccctccctcgtGTAAGGAGTTGTGGGTAATCTTAGCTGAAAAcgtgtccacggatccacacttcAAAAATCTATCATAAATAGTAGAGCATCCGGGTCCCTTTGGGATACTCGGTTCAATATAGTATGATcagggacacactaattctaatctcgtTTAGTACATATAGTAGTTAATTTGAGACGCTgcaatgttttctgttttctgaaCTTGTGCTACAAGGCTAACCTGTAATGGAAGCCTAAAGCTACCCGTTTAGCAAGTGTGGCATCTCTTCAGCCTCACACTGTTATCTATAAACAGGGATAAAATTAGGTCATTTATTTATCGGGTCACGATTAGATTTGAATCACGATACTGGCGTCAGGATTCAGTTCAATTctctgaatattttgaacaaaacttTAATGAAGTAAAGTTATGGCTAACTATTTATTCCGTGTCAATTCATATATAATTGCTGCTGCATGTCTCACATGTTAGTAATTCTTTTATCACTCCcctgaaaaaaaatcttgtctGGGATGTCATGTTTAGGATTTAATATCTCCAGAAATAATATTCCCAGCCCGATGAAATTTGACAGACGTAAATACACACTTGTTTTCTATCTGTAGAAATGCTCAGAAGTCACCACAGaaggccattttttttcttatgggATCGTTAAAACGGGTCAAAAGTGCAAAATGTCCAAATGGGCTTAAAGGTCACAGTTTGTGCTTACTCTAGTGTATTTCGTTGACTTTGTGTCAAAACCTGAGGTGTGAACAGCCAACAGAATTCAAGATATTGACAAAATGacaagttcaaaagtttgcgcTATTTTGACGTGCCCAGATGGCgatgttgatgatgtttttgcATAGCATCGACTGTACCAATTTACATAAAATGGACATAAAATATGTATGACTTCATAAAGCGCTTCCTACAACAGTCTACAGTCGGTGGGGAGGATTTTTATATTGTCTGTCTTATTGTTGAAGTGAGTCAACATCACCATCTGCGCATGTCCAAATAGACTTCTCTTGTCAATTTGTCAATATCTTGAATTGTATTGGTTGCTCAGACCTCACAGAGTCCATGAAATACAGTAGTGTAAGCACAAACTGTGTCTATTAAAGTGGGCTCTCTAATCCCTTACTGTCACTCACATTTGGAAATTTTGCATTTACACAGATAAAacaaatttgtctttatttctgcTAAATTTGTCTCATCTGGCTGGGAATATTATTTCTGGAGATATTAAATACTAAAACATGACTTCCCATATAAGACTTATTTTTTTAGGGGAGtggaaagaaaatgtgattgttAGAATTCCCCCCAAATACTTTACAGACTTTGGTTTAAGGTCGCATACTTTTTTATCTGTTGGTCGTTGCATTTATTGTGGTCGCTCGCCCGTGGagcaagttcgttcctgttatcacttatcaGCTATAAAAAGTCGTTCTCTCACCAGAAAAGTGGAAACTCCTGGGAAGATGTCTAAAAAAGCttaacgttacagctttaccccctgacactggagacaagGGGTGGAGCGATATGGtagaaatatcatatcacgacatatgccgtgtgtgtgtgtgtgtgtgtgtgtgtgtgtgtgtgtgtgtgtgtgtgtgtatatatatatatatatatatatatatatatatatataatataaatttcaATGGTTCAGTACAAATTTTTAACAAGAAATCAGCTTGTAATCAGAGTTTATAATTcctatttacaaataaaaataaaaaaaggatttcACCACACCAGTGATATCTTAGAACAGTGActtaatttatcatgatattgaCATTTTATCGTCACATTGCCCCGCCTTACTGGCGAATCCTTATGTATTGTTACTTTAGAAACGATATCACTCAATAACAGGCCTGTAAACCTGTGATATGCAGCTTTtctactgtcagagcttctgaccaatcagatttgaggatATGATTGTATGAAAGCACGTGTATTGGATGATGGACTATATGTTGTGGCGTAGCTGTAGCGGTGTGACCACAGCTCTCCTCTCTCTGAGTGAATCCTTCCTCGCGTTGACGTgctcgctctctgtctcccaTGCTTCCAGCACACTAATGATTTTGCCCTGTACACGGAGGCCATTAAGTTTTTCAACCATCCAGAGAGCATGGTCAGGATCGCAGTCAGGACTATCACTCTCAATGTGTATAAAGGTGAGTGAACAGCTCCCAGCTCTGTGCtgcgcctctctctctctctctctctctagctttcTGCTTTCCTCTCCACTGTCTGTCACTCTCTTATTTATCATGCCACCACTCTGATGCTCCTGCaggtaacacactcacacattcctcacaaattaaattaaatattaacagtTTATTGagtgattaaaatatttttcaccTACACAAGCTCCAGCTCATGCCTGCTTTGTGATCTCTTGGCTGTTCTGGGAATGGCATGAGGTttgtaagggttttttttttttttttaaagtaaaatgtttcaTACGCGTCCCACGCGAACCTCACTCCATTCCTTTTTGGCTGTTCATACACTAGGGATGTGACAGATTAAAGTCATAGAATGATAAGCGTACAAACCTTCAAAATGATTTGTATATCACTTCAAAATGAACGTCATGATTCCTTATTGATTCTGGATGCTTGCGTTCCCTTTCGAAACAGGAAGTCGGAGTGACATCTTGTCAAGGCACTTGACTGATTTACAAGACATCTAATAAGATTTGAGATATGCCACACCCCCTGCTGAATCTAAACACATGCATGGAGAAGAGTGAAGAGTTTTACGAGAGCTTAAGAAGCTTAAATAATCACGGAGTTGTGTTAGAGTTGTCAAGTAGTGACGTTGGTTTACACAGCTGCGGTGTGAACACAGATTCAGTTCCGGTCGTCGTACAGCCATCGCTGATTATAGTGTGCAGTATTATAACGATCATTAAAATCCACACCCATAGTTTTTCCCGGCTGCGTCCTTCGTGAGAGCGGCTGAGAacggtccgctgtcattatacagtacgagagcggcctctagaggcgaaataaaaactgttgCGGACAAATTTTGTCCTGTCActtttatttggagtgttacttttggGTTCAGTTTGtatgtatttcttttatttactttaatatttattaatagttaatatatattaatatttatatattaaatatattaactgtatattaaatatatattaatatataatatatataataaatattatataataatttcataataataacaattaaatttttttaaagtacattttcagGGTTTTCAGCACTGTTTACTTTgaatgttatgttttcattcagtataaatttttaaaaattatcgTTTGATCAATCGGTTATCgcaggtaccgcccaacttCGTTATcatatcggtaaaatccacacCTCTAGTGTGCAGTACGTGAATCCGAAAATGAACAAAGTGAACTGTTTAATGCTTAGGTTTAGGTATGAGGTACGCTGTCATACTCCTTGTGTATACTGAGAAAGATTTAAACTTGCTTCCTATTTCCTGCATAAAAATCGCTGTGTTGTACAGCTTTCTGAGGGTCTTTACTGATTTACTgtagacatatacacacacatctctggGTTTTGGGAGGGTGTTTAAGGTGCACTTTTATCATTTTGAGCTCCACTTGTTCCATTAGTCTCTCTAACCCTATTAACCATGTGTCTGTTCTTCCCTCCTCCGTCTCTGATGACTCCTGTGTGCCTTATTCCATTCCAGTATCATGTAAGTTGGTCAATTTCAGAACTTTAACtctactgttgttgttgtttttttgcggTGCATGCTTACTTTAAAGTTAGTAAATGCTCCTGTTGTGGTTTATTCTGtgcaaaaatgtataaattctggaaaaaaaagaaacatatttaCACCACCTGCACCCACTATTTAATTCATACCTGGTcatttagtgttttccctgtcttgtcgtgtttatttttctccttgTGGAAAAGATGCTGGGGTCTCAGGTTCACACAGCAGCACCGAGTATCACTGAGTAGCACTGGGTCCTAGTGTGTTATAGTTCAGTGTTTTAAGCTTTAACGCTGTATGGCCATATGATTAGATcacatttagaaatatttcactCTGATTAGACCATTAAACTTTGGCCAGTCA
This genomic interval from Ictalurus furcatus strain D&B chromosome 2, Billie_1.0, whole genome shotgun sequence contains the following:
- the dexi gene encoding dexamethasone-induced protein homolog, producing MPHSVYFRLDSVESLIDVLPYMFYLGLFFINVLILYYAFLMEYIVLNVGIVFLPEDMDQALVDLGVLSDPASVPYETDTEFDVFEGYLE